One Anguilla rostrata isolate EN2019 chromosome 15, ASM1855537v3, whole genome shotgun sequence genomic window, TTCAGACTGTGGCTGCTTGTTTATGCTCTCTATATGCAGATTATATATGTGTGACTGACTCTACGAGTTCTTTGTTCATACAGTGTGTGACCCTGTACTGGGAGACCAAGGATCAATGGTGAGTGCCAGTGTTCATATGTCTAAAGGGTTGCTTCACACAAAAATCTATTGTTGAACATAAATTTATCTGCCTACTTGAACCTGAGTTAGAACATACCAAATGATAATTATTTGgctgtccctcctctctctgcatcaCTTTCATTTTCCGTATTCATTTCCCACTATCTTGCCACCCCTCTTTCTTTAGTATGTTCCAGAGAACCTGCTGCCTGTTTACAAGAACCAAGTGCTCCCCGTGGCCGAAATCCTGACACCCAACCAGTTTGAGGCGGAGTGAGTGTCAGCAGAGACATGGGTAGCTGTAGCTGACTATAAGTGCGCTTGAAACTGTaatcatgtgtgtgtctgtgaatgagtTTCATGTCTTACTGAATGTGCCTAATGTGAACAACCCATAAAACAAATTCTGCTCCCTGAAAATCATCAGTGAAACAATCCTCAACAAATGTTACAATCATATGAAAGAAtcattttgtttgaatgttGGTGAAAATAGacgttcttttaaaaaatcggTATGCAGTATGAATTTTACTGGTggctaaagggttaaagtatttgaaatgaagtgtttgaatCAGGTTTGGTGAGTGAAGATGCCTCTGGGGTATGTAGTTGTTCTAGTTCCGCAATGTCAGTGTGTAATGTCATGAGCCTGTTGGAGTGGTGATATGTGTAAGGTCATGCAGTAGCCTTTAATTGAGCGTGTAAcatcctgagtgtgtgtgtgtgtttcaggctgCTCACAGGGAAAACCATCAGCACGGAGAAGGATGCTGTAGAGGTGAGGCTGCACCTACACTACACTCGCAGCACAACACTACACCTGTAACACTACACTGCGCCTGTAACATTAACCTGTGATGCAACACTACACCTGTAAAACTAATCTTTAACACTGCATACTTCTGTAACACTAGCCTATAATGCTAGTAATGCTACACTACACCTGTACACTATACTGCCATTGTAACACTAACCTGTTACACTGCACCACTCTTGTGTAATGCCAGCAGGAACATTTGTATTCTGTGTAAAGGGTCTGAGTGTCTGAATCAGCATTCTGTTAACTGACTGATGCCTACGTGTAGCATTAATTCAGTGACTAAGGTGTGACCctcacctctgacctctgacctgctcTCTGCTGCATGAGGCCGGATGCTCAGCTGACCTCAGCTGACCTCTGATCTCTCTGCTGTATGTGGCCGGATGCTAAGCTGACCTCAGCTGACCTCTGATCTCTCTGCTGTATGAGGCCGGATGTTCAGCTCTGAGCTCtggcctgctctctgctgtatgAGGCTGGATGCTCAGCTGACCTCAGCTGACCTCTGATCTCTCTGCTGTATGAGGCCGGATGCTCAGCTCTGACCTCtggcctgctctctgctgtatgAGGCTGGATGCTCAGCTGACCTCCCGACCTCTACTCTGCTGTATGAGGCCGGATGCTCAGCTCTGACCTGCCTCTCTGCTGTATGAGGCCGGATGCTCAGCTctgcctgctctctgctgtatgAGGCCGGATGCTCAGCTCtggcctgctctctgctgtatgAGGCCGGATGCTcagctctgacctctgacctgctctctgctgtatgAGGCCGGATGCTCAGCTCtggcctgctctctgctgtatgAGGCCGGATGCTCAGCTCTgaccctgctctctgctgtatgAGGCCGGATGCTCAGCTCTGACactgctctctgctgtatgAGGCCGGATGCTCAGCTCtgacctgctctctgctgtatgAGGCCGGATGCTCAGCTCtgacctgctctctgctgtatgAGGCCGGATGCTCAGCTCtgacctgctctctgctgtatgAGGCTGGATGCTcagctctgacctctgacctgctctctgctgtatgAGGCCGGATGCTcagctctgacctctgacctgctctctgctgtatgAGGCCGGATGCTCAGCTCtgacctgctctctgctgtatgAGGCCGGATGCTcagctctgacctctgacctgctctctgctgtatgAGGCCGGATGCTcagctctgacctctgacctgctctctgctgtatgAGGCCGGATGCTCAGCTCtgacctgctctctgctgtatgAGGCCGGATGCTCAGCTCtgacctgctctctgctgtatgAGGCGGATCGCTAGCTCtgacctgctctctgctgtatgAGGCCGGATGCTCAGCTCtgacctgctctctgctgtatgAGGCCGGATGCTcagctctgacctctgacctgctctctgctgtatgAGGCCGGATGCtcagctgacctctgacctgctctctgctgtatgAGGCCGGATGCTCAGCTCTGACTCtggcctgctctctgctgtatgAGGCCGGATGCTcagctctgacctctgacctgctctctgctgtatgAGGCCGGATGCTCAGCTCtgacctgctctctgctgtatgAGGCCGGATGCTCAGCTCtgacctgctctctgctgtatgAGGCTGGATGCTcagctctgacctctgacctgctctctgctgtatgAGGCCGGATGCTCAGCTCtgacctgctctctgctgtatgAGGCTGGATGCTcagctctgacctctgacctgctctctgctgtatgAGGCCGGATGCTcagctctgacctctgacctgctcTCTGCTGCATGAGGCCGGATGCTcagctctgacctctgacctgctctctgctgtctcCAGGTGATGGACCTGCTCCACAGCATGGGCCCTGATACTGTGGTCATCACCAGTTCTGACCTCCCATCCCAAATGGGGGAGCAGTTCCTGGTGGCCCTGGGGAGCCAGAGAACAGGTGCGTTACCTGGAATCTAGAGTACCTTTCTGGGACAAACTCCATTCCATTCACATTTTGGCaattagcagatgttcttatccaacGTGACTTTTAAAGATTCTATTTCTGCGTATATagatttatactgctggatatttcaCAGACGCACTTCAGTTTATGTACCTTTGCTCTAGGGCTGTGTCCCGACTGGGAATCAAACATGCAGTCTTTCagttacaagcacagttcccTAACTagtacactacactgccactcaTACTCCAACATCCATTATAGTGTCTGCTtccatttataaatgcagtgtgcTGCAagccaatatatatatatatttgtagcACCAGGGGGCAGTGCTGACCCTActgatttgttgttttgttttgcaacaAGCTAATTATCCTTTTTAGTCAATCTTTGTCTGTTCTCCGCGTGAAACACAGGCCATGCATCACTCTATataaaagattttatttatattgtgcttTTTCCCAACACAGAGACCTTTATTgctatatacatactgtatatataatataataaacaatatacagacacatacatacactttGTTCACAGGTCCATACAatagcagtgccccacctgacGATCAAGCCAGCAACTTCTGGAGATAAATGTCCAGTTCCCTACTACTGCAGTACACTACTGTGCCACTTTACCAGCACGTTGCTCCCAGGCCACACTGATGATCGCCGTGATAACTGAAGAGAGCTCTGTGGTGTCTGCTTTCCATCTTAAAGGGCTTTGCAGTGGTCCTCAATTTTCCCGGTCTGGCGATTCCTGTTTTCCTGGTCCTGTTGGGTTCTGATTATTTTTTGGCcctgtacatgtgcatgtatgtgtatgtgtgtgtctgtgcgtgcgtgcgtgcttgtgtgtgtgtgtgtctcggtgtgtgtgtctatgcgtgcgtgcgtgcgtgcttgtgcgtgtgtgtgtctgtgtgtgcgtgcgtgcgtgcgtgcttgtgtgtgtgtgtgtgtgtgtctgggtgtgtgtgtctatgcgtgcgtgcgtgcttgtgtgtgtctgtgtctgtgtgtgcatgcgtgcttgtgtgtgtgtgtgtatctgggtgtgtgtgtctatgcgtgcgtgcgtgcttgtgtgtgtctgtgtgtctgtgcgagcgtgcttgtgcgtgtgtgtgtctgggtgtgtgtgtctatgcgtgcgtgcgtgcttgtgcgtgtgtgtgtctgtgtgtgtccagtgAAGCCGGATGGTACCATGGCCACCCAGCGGATCAGGATGGAGATCCCGAAGGTAGATGCAGTGTTTGTGGGGACGGGTGATCTGTTTGCTGCAATGCTACTAGCTTGGACTCACCATCACCCTAAAGACCTGAAGGTCAGCTACTACCCCCCTCCTGCACCTCCATGTACAGTCCAAACAACTCTCCTCACTCCCCCAGCCCCAACCCCACCTCCAACAGCTCCTGAGGGAGTGAGACAGTCTGCTCATAACCACCGGCATCACAAGCTGGAGTTTAAAATGGAAAAGCCTGCAGCTGATTTCCTGCCTTGGTTTAACAGCTAAATAGTCccataataatttattaataatgtgTTGGCAGTGCAGTGTCTTctactgcaaaaataaatgctgtgcTCAACCCTTTGGCGTGACTGATTAATGCGTTGTGTATGAAGGTTAACCATCTTACTTTTGCCTCTTTCTCACTTTTATttccactccctccctccctccttccatccctcAGACAGCTTGTGACAAGACGGTCTCTGTCATGCACCATGTGATTAAGAGGACCATAAAGTTTGCACACGGTAAGACGCTATGCTAAGCATATGAGTTATGCCTAAATTATGTAATACTGTCTACTggagaatgtgtgagtgtgtacacgtgtgtgtacgtgttgaTTATatgatttctctctcttgctctctctttctccctctcttctctcttttccctctctccctgtcccccagAGATGGCAGGACCGGGTCGAAAGCCGAGCTCGGCGCAGTTGGAGCTGCGGATGGTGCAGAGCAAAGCAGACATAGAGGACCCAGACATTGTTATAGAGGCCACCGTGCTATAGAAGAACCATCTCCCTATCCGGCTGACACAACCGCACAATATTTAGATGCTGTACATgacctgtaatgtaacattgcCTTAGAATCTCTTCCAGAGCAGATTTCCATGAGCCAGGAGCTGAATAGGGTTGGTGGGGTGGGTGAGGCTCATGGAGACTGAACAGAGTCGAACCGTAGAtatttcacttcctgtctctcacttACTGTTTGACTACTTGTCTCAGCTATTGTAGCATCTCTGTATGtcctgcacacacagtgcagcaggCCAGCCACACGGTTATACGGTGTCTGTGTTGACCGTAACTGGACAGTGCATGTGAGAGTACCCCCAtactccctcctcctcctctcctgggTTCACAGGGCCACAATTTTGTGGTTCATGTGCTTCTGGGTTCATTTTTGTGCCGTTAGTGAAACTAAACTGCAGGCTTTTAAACACATTccttggctgctgattggaccTCATGAAGGTGGTCCGATTTTGGTCCTATTGCAGTCGTGAGGTAGAAATGTAATCTGTCACCAAGTGCTCCATTATCCTTGTGGAGATTAAAGCTGTAACTCTCAGAAGAGGATGAAAATGACACAATTAAacagtatttgcattttatttaatcattcagGAGATAAACTTGATCTGAAGATCAAATCTTTATCATTAACAGTAGCTTTTATCCAAATGATTGAAGAACTGTAGCCTAAGTAACATGGGTGTCTTACACAATTTTAAACCTTGCACATTTCCACACACttaatgttgcttttttgtttcttttaaaaaatgaaatatcaaacatttcaaaaattcaaatgcattgttcatgtttatgtattttaacaTAGTTTTTGTTCAGTGATTTCAAGATCGTGACATGCAATGGGATTTACTCCCTTTTATCTGAAGGACTTGCAATGATAATCATACACTGTAAAATCACACTTAAAACGCGTGTTTCATAAAAGCGTCTCTGTAGTGTAGTCAGAAGCAATCGTGTAAAAGGGTTTCTTGAATTTGTACCAGCAAAAAGAACTGGAAGTTAGTAATTCTTTATTATGTTAGAAAGTACCAAATTTCCAGGTGCTGTGTTGTGGTAGACTGATAACTTTCAAATAAAACCATACATCTTCTTATTAAAATTGATTTGTGTCCATTATGGCTCCCATTATTTTTGGAGAAACGTCCTGTAGAATCTTCTCCCAGCCCCTATACTCTGTAAATTTCCaagattattttttctttgcagtAGATGGCAGCAAAGTATATAGTTGTTGcttaaacactttaaataaaaatgagatttctTTAGCCATTTATTCCGTTTCACAGGAAGAAATCAAATGTGACAAAAGTTTGCTTATATAGGTATTATGTTCAACTAAAAGCAGAATTCAAGGACAAGTTTAAAAATGtagggttcgattcccagctaATACGCAAACACAAAAAGGCCGTTGTGTTAGGACGGCATGTTGTACCACCTCTCGTATTTGGGCTATTTATCAAACAGGCAAGATAAATTCCTGAAAATATTTGATGAGTCGAAATTAGCGTTTATTCGGCGaataataatattgtgtgtTGGAGTTTTAATTCTGAGTGCGAGTCTTCTGGGCGACGTAAatcaccatttatttatttgtttttatacaaaggTCATTCAAATGGATCATTGAAAATGTATCAGCCTACGAAATCGAAGACAATCTATATAGTAAATTCGATATAGGCTAATGCGGATTAACCATTAAAATACCATAGCCTATGCAACATGCTCACCACACGTTTATTGCAGCATGATGTATTATCTGTGATATAATTACATGTTGCCTCACTTCAATGTTGTATTCCTCAACCAGATGTGTCGGGCAatctacatttatattgcatgcattttatcATTTCACCTCACTCCTATTCATATGAATATTCAATGTGAAACATTAGGTTGCATGAATTTCATCCAGCTTGTCTGTAGTTTGATATGCCACGCTGGCACGCATATTGCATTCGCACAAAAGTCTTGAACTTGTGAGCTTTGCAACTGCGGAATATTCAACCATGAATATGAGTCCTTTGGTCTGCTATACCAAAAGATCTAGGTCTAAACAGGCTCATAAAACTCCCTGGGGTCTCCCGAAGGTAACCTTCACTAAAATTAACATACAGAAGATCTGTAATTGCTTGTTGTCATATTGCATATGGGAcgcatgcattattattattattattgttgttgttatcagCCCGAGTAATTGTAGTGGTTGTGGTAGTAAACGTAGAAATTCTCAACATGTACAAATAGGAACGGTTCAGTGTTGTTTCTGAAGAAAAGTGTGAGAAGTCGGACCGGACCGGAAGCATTTGTTCATCTATGATCTATCTAGGAGAGCTAGGATGGTCCCGTAACGGACCGCAATACCCACCATCCAGATAACAGTACTAGTCATATTGAACAGTCCTCTTCACATCAGCTCTTCTTCACTGAAAATTACGCGATTGAAATACCAAGTGTGCAACATCTAGTGTGGACCAATCCGTAGACTGCACAATCCAGCACCAGAGAACAGGTACCTAGCTGTtttgttagcttgctagttcgaTAGCAAGCTAGTTACACTATTTGTTAGCGTATTAGCATGATAGCTTGCTGGTTTTGTGAATGCTGGGTTTAGGTCGTTTTTTGATGTAGCTATAATGCAATTGTTATCTAGCGACATTGAGGCTGTCATAATTGTAGCAAGTGATTTCTTCTATTTGTGTGCCGTTGGGTAGCTACGTAGTTAAGTTTGTTAGTTTGCTTGGGCACAGTAACGTTACTTTGGGGGTAGCCAGTGTGGCATTGTACTTAGGGCTGCTGTTCATTGCATTAATAGTGTGCCTTTTTCATTGGAGCGTAGCCTGGCGTGTTCGTATGATGTGTTCGTCGTAACGTGATACCCGCTGATTTTATTTTGGGACAGAAAACATTTAGTATTCCTGCGCACTGGAAAGCCGCTGCATGCTCTGTCAAGCCGTCTTCTACATCATCCGGTTGCGGGGTTACTATAGTTCAACTTCTTTGTTGTAAGGTGCTTGTACCAATGTGTACGTGGTTTTGCGTTCACGATGCGaaaatctttttatttgccGATCTGTGCACTTTAACGCGTGAGCAGCTAGGTGACATTTTGCTTGAAATGCTTCCTGTGTGCGGGTAACCCCACATGGACGGACACTAGCCTATCTCTTTCAGTTTCCCCCTGTGGTATTTCTTGTAACTCTGGTAATACTTGTTTTATAATCAATATGGACAGACTGACTGCAgacgttatatatatatttaatctgTTGTATTCTGAGCGTTAATGAGTTTGGTTCTGACAACTAATTAGTTTTGGACTTCGGTTAAAAGTTCTCATTATTCTCCTGCCTCAGGGATGTTCACTGGATTTATAACATGATTAAACAAACCCTTTCTTAAATTGAAACATTATCTTTGATTTTGTATATTCTGTgacttttttgtgcatttttgtaatGGTGGCACTCTGGTCTGCTGAACAGACATGGCAGTGTCAGAGTTAAATTTGACTAAATTGAGTTCATTTATATTCTACAGAAGACTAcggtttgttttctctgtcttacacacttacatacacatgaatcgatcatcatcatcatcacacgcacacacagacctgcatgCAGATGTTTGATATGCACTTGCTGGTCTGGGAGTGCTGTTGGCCACTGTTCCTATTGTTAATCAGGTGGATGCACTTATGTCCTCTTGC contains:
- the LOC135241129 gene encoding pyridoxal kinase-like is translated as MECRVLSIQSHVVRGYVGNKSATFPLQVLGFEVDSINSVQFSNHTGYPHWKGQVLTADELHVLYEGIKLNNVNHYDYVLTGYTRDKSFLEMVVDIVQELKRANPNLVYVCDPVLGDQGSMYVPENLLPVYKNQVLPVAEILTPNQFEAELLTGKTISTEKDAVEVMDLLHSMGPDTVVITSSDLPSQMGEQFLVALGSQRTVKPDGTMATQRIRMEIPKVDAVFVGTGDLFAAMLLAWTHHHPKDLKTACDKTVSVMHHVIKRTIKFAHEMAGPGRKPSSAQLELRMVQSKADIEDPDIVIEATVL